GGTCGTGCTGTGCGGATGCGCGCTGGGCTTCGCGTTCCTGACCAAGATGCTGCAGGCGTTCCTGGTCGTGCCCGGGCTGGCATTGGCGTTCCTGGTCGCCGCACCCGCGGCGTCGGTGTGGAAACGGGTGGGCACGCTGTTGATCGGCGGTGTCGCCATGGCCGTCTCGGCCGGGTGGTATCTCGCGCTGGTGGCGTTGTGGCCCGCCGGTTCGCGGCCCTACATCGCCGGTTCGACCGACAACAGCCTGCTGCAGTTGGCGTTGGGCTACAACGGTATCGAGCGGATCACGGGCAACGGCGGTGGAGGTGGCCCCGGCGGTGGTGGTCCCGGCCCCGGCGGCGGTGGCGGGCGCGGCCTGTTCCACAGCGGCGACCCCGGCATCGGCCGGATGTTCAACGACGCCATGGGCACCGAGGTCTCGTGGCTGCTGCCGGTGGCGTTGATCGGTCTGGTCGCGCTGCTGTGGCTGACCCGCCGCACCGTGCGTACCGCCGCGACCAGGGCCGGGCTGCTCGTCTGGGGCGGTTGGCTGCTGGGGACCGGTGGCGTGTTCAGCTTCATGGACGGCATGATCCACCCGTACTACGCGGTGGCTCTCGCCCCGGCCGTCGCGGCGCTCGCCGGTATCTCGGTGACCGAGTTGTGGCGCAGGCGTGCACATCTGGGCATCCGGGTGCTGCTGGCCGTGATGATGACGGTGACCGGCGTGTGGGCGTTCGTGCTGCTGGACCGCACGCCCGACTGGTGGCCCGCCCTGCGGTGGATCGTGTTGATCGGATCCGTCGTCGTCGCGGTGCTGATCGCGCTGCGCGCGCACCGGCCGGGACAGGTCGGCGCGGTGCTGGTGTCGGCCGCGATCGTGCTCGGCCTGGGGTCGACGCTGGCGTACTCGGTCGAGACCGTCGCCAACGGACACAGCGGCGGGCCGATCCCGACGGCGGGCCCGCAGCGCGGGG
This region of Mycolicibacterium goodii genomic DNA includes:
- a CDS encoding glycosyltransferase family 39 protein, giving the protein MTTIEEVDPVVAEDTGARTARWIRPAYWAMLAGTAVLYLWGLGSSGWANSYYAAAAQAATQSWKAWLFGSLDAGNAITVDKPPAAMWAMGLSGRLFGFNEFTMLLPEALMGVAAVAVLYAAVRRTSGPVAGLLAGTALALTPVATTMFRYNNPDALLVFLLVVAAYFMVRAVGAASTRSSTGWVVLCGCALGFAFLTKMLQAFLVVPGLALAFLVAAPAASVWKRVGTLLIGGVAMAVSAGWYLALVALWPAGSRPYIAGSTDNSLLQLALGYNGIERITGNGGGGGPGGGGPGPGGGGGRGLFHSGDPGIGRMFNDAMGTEVSWLLPVALIGLVALLWLTRRTVRTAATRAGLLVWGGWLLGTGGVFSFMDGMIHPYYAVALAPAVAALAGISVTELWRRRAHLGIRVLLAVMMTVTGVWAFVLLDRTPDWWPALRWIVLIGSVVVAVLIALRAHRPGQVGAVLVSAAIVLGLGSTLAYSVETVANGHSGGPIPTAGPQRGGGFGFGGPFRADDDPALLALISETDNRWAAASVGSMLVSDLELKTGESLMAIGGFTGGDNSPTLEQFQQYVSRGDVRYFLEPAEGKRGPRFSHGTAATIADWVKANFPKTVVGGVTVYDLQSR